In Lysobacter firmicutimachus, one genomic interval encodes:
- a CDS encoding GAF domain-containing protein, which yields MEYLRNMGVGASMSISLIVDGRLWGLIACHHPQPRPVDAAQRIAADVFGRYVSLLLSSRDLKRVGAAESASRAHRVRLEQALSDGTPALRTLRDEAGALLGASCAHGLALVAGDQQVLGECVDEAAVEAALAWARANAGHEAAGSADRTAWNPSGEGPAGLFAVPLEGGTLGWLLLFREEQIEHVRWAGAPSDAYQLDAGSLKIGPRASFQEWNQTVRGTSEPWTGEDAERAERLRLLLLRYLHAPASEPAERDTGGRLVRLDAYGHRRRLTLLANLLADAADHLDPQQRERMSGLIGELEAIVSTPANLGERQAAG from the coding sequence TTGGAGTACCTGCGCAACATGGGCGTAGGCGCCTCGATGTCGATTTCGCTGATCGTCGACGGCCGGCTGTGGGGCTTGATCGCCTGCCATCATCCGCAGCCGCGTCCGGTCGACGCCGCGCAACGCATCGCCGCCGACGTATTCGGCCGTTACGTCTCGCTGCTGCTGAGTAGCCGCGACCTCAAGCGGGTCGGTGCCGCCGAATCGGCCTCCCGCGCGCACCGGGTGCGCCTGGAACAAGCGCTCAGCGACGGCACCCCGGCCCTGCGTACCTTGCGCGACGAAGCCGGCGCCCTGCTCGGCGCTTCCTGCGCGCATGGCCTGGCCTTGGTCGCCGGCGACCAGCAGGTGCTCGGAGAGTGCGTGGACGAGGCGGCGGTCGAGGCCGCCTTGGCCTGGGCGCGGGCGAATGCCGGCCACGAAGCGGCGGGCAGCGCCGACCGTACGGCCTGGAACCCGTCCGGCGAGGGGCCGGCCGGACTGTTCGCGGTGCCGCTGGAAGGCGGCACCCTGGGCTGGCTGCTGTTGTTCCGCGAAGAGCAGATCGAGCACGTGCGCTGGGCCGGCGCGCCGTCCGACGCCTACCAGCTCGATGCCGGCAGCCTGAAGATCGGCCCGCGCGCGAGCTTCCAAGAATGGAACCAGACCGTGCGCGGCACCTCCGAGCCGTGGACCGGCGAGGACGCCGAGCGCGCCGAACGCCTGCGCCTGCTGTTGCTGCGCTATCTGCACGCGCCGGCCAGCGAGCCGGCCGAGCGCGATACCGGCGGCCGCTTGGTGCGCCTGGACGCCTACGGCCACCGTCGCCGCCTGACCCTCCTGGCCAACCTGCTCGCCGACGCCGCCGATCACCTGGATCCGCAGCAGCGCGAGCGCATGAGCGGCCTGATCGGCGAACTCGAGGCGATCGTGTCCACGCCGGCGAACCTCGGCGAACGCCAGGCCGCCGGCTGA
- a CDS encoding metallophosphoesterase family protein has translation MRIAVLSDIHGNLGALEAVIADFRRRGVEHAVDLGDLLSGPLQPCATADRLIELGWPTIAGNHERQVLFDPLERMSASDRHAAAELRPDQRDWLRALPPSLRLDEEVLLVHGTPASDLACFLQTIDAGGMRAAHAGEIARRAGDDPARLILCGHTHVPRALRLDDGRLIVNPGSVGLQAYAGEHPHPHRVENGSPQARYAIVERDRDGWHAQLLQVDYDWGAAAALARRNGREDWARALLTGRV, from the coding sequence ATGCGCATCGCAGTGCTCTCCGACATCCACGGCAACCTCGGTGCACTCGAGGCGGTGATCGCCGACTTTCGCCGGCGCGGCGTCGAGCATGCGGTCGACCTGGGCGACCTGCTGTCGGGCCCGCTGCAGCCGTGCGCGACCGCGGACCGGTTGATCGAACTGGGCTGGCCGACCATCGCCGGCAACCACGAGCGCCAAGTGCTGTTCGATCCGCTCGAACGCATGAGCGCTTCCGACCGCCACGCCGCTGCGGAACTGCGCCCGGATCAGCGCGACTGGCTGCGCGCGCTGCCGCCGAGCCTGCGCCTGGACGAAGAGGTGTTGCTGGTGCACGGCACCCCCGCCAGCGATCTGGCATGCTTCCTGCAAACCATCGACGCCGGCGGCATGCGTGCCGCGCACGCCGGCGAGATCGCGCGACGCGCCGGCGACGACCCGGCGCGCCTGATCCTGTGCGGCCACACCCATGTGCCGCGCGCGTTGCGGCTCGACGACGGACGCCTGATCGTCAATCCCGGCAGCGTCGGCTTGCAGGCCTACGCCGGCGAGCATCCGCACCCGCACCGGGTCGAGAACGGTTCGCCGCAGGCGCGCTACGCCATCGTCGAACGCGACCGTGACGGCTGGCATGCGCAACTGCTGCAAGTCGACTACGACTGGGGCGCGGCGGCGGCGCTGGCCCGCCGCAACGGCCGCGAAGATTGGGCCCGCGCGCTGCTGACAGGACGCGTCTGA
- a CDS encoding helix-turn-helix transcriptional regulator, which yields MSRSAFAARFHQQVGEPARQYLARWRMHVALTWLREGDRAIADIAEQLGYQSEAAFSRAFKRVLGITPGAARQGEAVVALDA from the coding sequence ATGTCGCGCTCGGCCTTCGCCGCGCGTTTCCACCAACAGGTCGGCGAACCGGCCAGGCAGTACCTGGCGCGCTGGCGCATGCACGTCGCCCTGACCTGGCTGCGCGAAGGCGACCGGGCCATCGCCGATATCGCCGAACAACTGGGCTACCAATCCGAAGCCGCGTTCTCGCGCGCGTTCAAGCGCGTGCTCGGGATCACCCCGGGCGCGGCGCGCCAAGGCGAAGCGGTCGTCGCCCTCGACGCCTGA
- a CDS encoding molybdenum cofactor biosynthesis protein MoaE: MARFRLSEHPFEIAPLRERLLSERAGAYAGFEGWVRDHHDGRAVAGLRYESYAALAEAEGERVLAEAMEKFAIVEACCVHRVGDLAIGELAVWVGVSAAHRDAAFAACRYIIDETKRRVPIWKHERYADGAADWLHPEPP; encoded by the coding sequence ATGGCGCGCTTCCGATTGTCCGAGCATCCGTTCGAGATCGCGCCGCTGCGCGAGCGCCTGCTCAGCGAGCGCGCCGGCGCCTACGCCGGCTTCGAGGGCTGGGTGCGCGACCACCACGACGGCCGCGCCGTGGCCGGCTTGCGCTACGAAAGCTACGCCGCCCTGGCCGAGGCCGAGGGCGAGCGGGTGCTGGCCGAGGCGATGGAAAAGTTCGCCATCGTCGAAGCCTGTTGCGTGCACCGGGTCGGCGATCTGGCGATCGGCGAACTGGCGGTGTGGGTCGGCGTCAGCGCCGCGCATCGCGATGCCGCGTTCGCCGCCTGCCGCTACATCATCGACGAGACCAAGCGGCGCGTGCCGATCTGGAAGCACGAGCGCTACGCCGACGGTGCCGCCGACTGGCTGCACCCCGAACCGCCGTAA
- a CDS encoding YncE family protein, translated as MRLRSLGLGLYLLIAPAAAGELLVGNKAADTVWRLSLDDGRKLRAFASGRGPHEIAVADDGALAVVADYGDKDAPGHTLTVLDLHGKQPPRRIGLGRHGRPHGLRFLPGGRELLVTTEATSQLLRVDVADGRIVAEIALGEGRGHMVAVSADGASAYVSKIDRGTLSRIDLRRNRKTDEVAAGAGAEGLAVRPGSGEIWVGNREAGTVTVHDPDDLSIRAALDSPGFPIRVAFTADGRYAMVSNARAATLSVFDARRKRLHARVSLAREGVEYRDTLLGRAALPIGAIADPRRPRVYVAISGGDEIAVIDRRRWRVVARWPTGREPDALALTPAP; from the coding sequence ATGCGCTTGCGATCCCTGGGACTGGGCCTGTATCTACTGATCGCGCCTGCGGCCGCGGGCGAATTGCTGGTCGGCAACAAGGCGGCCGATACAGTCTGGCGCCTGTCCCTGGACGACGGACGCAAGCTGCGCGCATTCGCCAGCGGACGCGGTCCGCACGAAATCGCGGTCGCCGACGACGGCGCGTTGGCGGTGGTCGCCGATTACGGCGACAAGGACGCGCCCGGGCATACCCTGACCGTGCTCGACCTGCACGGAAAACAGCCGCCGCGACGGATCGGGCTGGGCCGCCACGGCCGCCCGCACGGCCTGCGTTTCCTGCCCGGCGGGCGCGAGTTGCTGGTCACCACCGAGGCCACTTCGCAGCTGTTGCGCGTGGATGTCGCCGACGGACGGATCGTGGCCGAGATCGCGCTCGGCGAGGGTCGCGGCCACATGGTCGCGGTGAGCGCCGACGGCGCCAGCGCCTATGTCAGCAAGATCGACCGCGGCACGCTCAGCCGGATCGACCTGCGCCGCAACCGCAAGACCGACGAAGTCGCCGCCGGCGCCGGCGCCGAAGGCCTGGCGGTGCGGCCCGGCAGCGGCGAGATCTGGGTCGGCAACCGCGAGGCCGGCACGGTGACCGTGCACGACCCGGACGACCTGTCGATCCGCGCGGCCCTGGACAGCCCGGGCTTTCCGATCCGCGTCGCGTTCACCGCCGACGGCCGCTACGCCATGGTCAGCAACGCGCGCGCGGCCACCCTGTCGGTGTTCGACGCGCGGCGCAAGCGCCTGCATGCGCGCGTCTCGCTGGCGCGCGAGGGCGTCGAGTATCGCGATACCTTGCTCGGCCGCGCCGCGCTGCCGATCGGCGCGATCGCCGACCCGCGGCGGCCGCGCGTCTATGTCGCGATCAGCGGCGGCGACGAGATCGCGGTGATCGATCGCCGTCGCTGGCGGGTCGTGGCGCGCTGGCCGACCGGGCGCGAGCCGGACGCGTTGGCGTTGACGCCTGCGCCCTGA
- a CDS encoding glycosyl hydrolase family 28-related protein — translation MSKKIPANDATPTSRSRRQLIGAAGLMAAATASAGAAAAAAVAPSPRRTTAAAGALALPADGRVNVKDYGAVGNGSTDDTAAIERARDAVFASVNSNGWLTHHLYFPAGVYRVTKADALLPMVGPQLRNYVIEGQGKRSSEILFDAPLASGDRFNNNLMTAAGRLRQFRVREIGFRSARAGLSWLFAWSAVNDSNQDFAFDDVEWRGPWERIIGLDGPSDSNLNSEWSFNRCHLANDVVIGDAFLHSGMSPEFAQQDQFLNFWFRDCKFEYKSGTLLRFVKGGYINVYGGSWIHTNTDPQVPSVFFDLPAQSHSNTVKTLVVIGVRFELRSTSSKLLNCGWDAKNGSLTFISCTDAAWAHVSSVGPLAFPVTYRPRNGDMPFVKWQSCQLMGRHESYATVNRDRLLFEQCNTLNATAATFVVQR, via the coding sequence ATGAGCAAGAAGATTCCCGCCAACGACGCCACCCCGACTTCGCGTTCGCGCCGCCAGCTGATCGGCGCCGCCGGCCTGATGGCCGCGGCCACCGCTAGCGCCGGCGCGGCCGCCGCAGCAGCGGTCGCGCCGAGCCCGCGTCGCACGACGGCCGCCGCCGGCGCGCTGGCGCTGCCCGCCGACGGCCGGGTCAACGTCAAGGACTACGGCGCCGTCGGCAACGGCAGCACCGACGACACTGCGGCGATCGAGCGCGCCCGCGATGCGGTGTTCGCCTCGGTCAACAGCAACGGCTGGCTGACCCACCATCTGTATTTCCCCGCCGGCGTGTACCGGGTGACCAAGGCCGACGCGCTGCTGCCGATGGTCGGTCCGCAGTTGCGCAATTACGTAATCGAGGGTCAGGGCAAGCGCAGCTCGGAAATCCTGTTCGACGCGCCGCTGGCCAGCGGCGACCGCTTCAACAACAACCTGATGACCGCGGCCGGCCGCCTGCGCCAGTTCCGCGTGCGCGAGATCGGCTTCCGTTCGGCGCGCGCCGGCCTAAGCTGGCTGTTCGCCTGGTCGGCGGTCAACGATTCCAATCAGGACTTCGCTTTCGACGATGTCGAATGGCGCGGCCCGTGGGAGCGAATCATCGGCCTCGACGGCCCGAGCGACTCCAACCTCAACTCGGAATGGTCGTTCAACCGCTGCCACCTGGCCAACGACGTGGTGATCGGCGACGCTTTCCTGCATTCGGGCATGTCGCCGGAGTTCGCCCAGCAGGACCAGTTCCTCAACTTCTGGTTCCGCGACTGCAAGTTCGAGTACAAGAGCGGCACCCTGCTGCGCTTCGTCAAGGGCGGCTACATCAACGTCTACGGCGGTTCGTGGATCCACACCAATACCGATCCGCAGGTGCCGTCGGTGTTCTTCGATCTGCCGGCGCAGAGCCATTCCAATACGGTCAAGACCCTGGTCGTGATCGGCGTGCGCTTCGAACTGCGCTCGACCAGCAGCAAGCTGCTCAACTGCGGCTGGGACGCCAAGAACGGCAGCCTGACGTTCATCAGCTGCACCGACGCGGCCTGGGCGCATGTGTCCTCGGTCGGACCGCTGGCGTTCCCGGTCACCTACCGCCCGCGCAACGGCGACATGCCGTTCGTGAAATGGCAGTCCTGCCAGTTGATGGGCCGGCACGAGTCCTACGCCACAGTCAATCGCGACCGGTTATTGTTCGAGCAGTGCAATACCTTGAACGCGACCGCGGCGACGTTCGTGGTGCAGCGCTGA
- the dnaX gene encoding DNA polymerase III subunit gamma/tau encodes MSYLVLARKWRPKRFAELVGQEHVVRALTNALGTGRVHHAFLFTGTRGVGKTTIARIFAKSLNCERGTSADPCGECAACLDIDAGRYIDLLEIDAASNTGVDDVREVIDNAQYMPSRGRVKVYLIDEVHMLSKSAFNALLKTLEEPPGHVKFLLATTDPQKLPVTVLSRCLQFNLKRLDEQQIAGQMTRILAAEQIGADESAIRQLAKAADGSLRDGLSLLDQAIAYGGAGGDTRLEGAAVAAMLGSVDRTRVGAVLAALADGDGTRLMAEVATLAEFSPDWGSVLESLSDALHRIQVRQLVPEAAVEADGVDVDALAAQLRPEVVQLWYQMSVNGRRDLPLAPSPRAGFEMSVLRMLAFRPSGAAEPGPTSGGSGGRSEPARGRDAAAQAAAAMREMGGAPVREGAPREAAVSAPSAEPSTPLEPAQAPARAAEARSASASGSPPRPVAPIEPARAEPTRSEPARAPLAAAPAAADEAPLWPDEEPVRRAEPPRPSRPVQAVREDAPLWPEDDVPQPRQSSRPERAGSEPEPVRPEAARPAAPAASVEPERIRSARIEPVRAEPEPARAEPAPIAAEPEFRVPPAAAAPAPSVVPDEVPREDMFASPAPRASEPIRMPARAAAGGAGIPDADAWHALVDASGLRGPARILAEHSGFLGYADGVLSLSLGPNDDHLRAPVLIKMVADALAQRLGVAPQIRFETASGGESLHARNLRARDERQASAEDMFMNDPDVRRLIDDYGAKLVPDSIRPYDEP; translated from the coding sequence ATGTCGTATCTCGTCCTCGCCCGCAAGTGGCGCCCCAAGCGTTTCGCCGAACTGGTCGGGCAGGAGCACGTCGTGCGCGCGCTGACCAACGCGCTCGGCACCGGGCGCGTGCACCATGCCTTCCTGTTCACCGGCACCCGCGGGGTCGGCAAGACCACCATCGCGCGCATCTTCGCCAAATCGCTCAATTGCGAGCGCGGTACTTCGGCCGATCCCTGCGGCGAGTGCGCGGCCTGCCTGGACATCGACGCCGGGCGCTACATCGACCTGCTCGAGATCGACGCGGCCAGCAACACCGGCGTCGACGACGTGCGCGAGGTGATCGACAATGCCCAGTACATGCCCAGCCGCGGCCGGGTCAAGGTCTATCTGATCGACGAAGTCCACATGCTGTCGAAGTCGGCGTTCAACGCGCTGCTGAAGACGCTGGAGGAGCCGCCGGGGCACGTCAAATTCCTGCTGGCGACCACCGACCCGCAGAAGCTGCCGGTGACGGTGCTGTCGCGCTGCCTGCAGTTCAACCTCAAGCGCCTGGACGAGCAGCAGATCGCCGGGCAGATGACCCGCATTCTCGCCGCCGAGCAGATCGGCGCCGACGAGTCGGCGATCCGCCAGTTGGCCAAGGCCGCCGACGGCAGCCTGCGCGACGGCCTGTCGCTGCTCGACCAAGCCATCGCCTACGGCGGCGCCGGCGGCGACACGCGCCTGGAAGGCGCTGCGGTTGCGGCGATGCTGGGCTCGGTCGACCGCACCCGGGTCGGCGCGGTGCTGGCCGCGCTGGCCGACGGCGACGGCACGCGGCTGATGGCCGAGGTCGCGACCCTGGCCGAGTTCTCGCCGGACTGGGGCAGCGTGCTGGAGTCGCTGAGCGACGCCCTGCACCGGATCCAGGTCCGCCAGTTGGTGCCGGAGGCGGCGGTCGAGGCCGACGGCGTCGATGTCGACGCGCTGGCCGCGCAGCTGCGGCCTGAGGTCGTGCAGCTGTGGTACCAGATGAGCGTCAACGGCCGCCGCGATCTGCCGCTGGCGCCGAGTCCGCGTGCCGGTTTCGAGATGAGCGTGCTGCGCATGCTCGCGTTCCGCCCCAGCGGCGCGGCCGAGCCCGGCCCGACGTCGGGCGGTTCGGGCGGGCGCAGCGAGCCCGCGCGCGGCCGCGACGCCGCCGCGCAAGCGGCTGCGGCGATGCGCGAGATGGGCGGTGCGCCGGTGCGCGAGGGCGCGCCGCGAGAAGCGGCGGTATCGGCGCCTTCCGCGGAGCCGTCGACGCCGCTCGAGCCGGCGCAGGCCCCGGCGCGGGCGGCGGAAGCGCGCAGCGCCTCTGCGTCCGGGTCGCCGCCGCGTCCGGTCGCGCCGATCGAACCGGCTCGCGCCGAGCCGACCCGTAGCGAACCGGCGCGCGCTCCGCTCGCCGCCGCGCCTGCAGCGGCGGACGAAGCGCCGTTGTGGCCGGACGAGGAACCGGTGCGCCGCGCCGAACCGCCGCGTCCGTCGCGGCCGGTCCAGGCGGTGCGCGAGGACGCGCCGCTGTGGCCGGAAGACGATGTGCCGCAACCGCGACAATCGTCCCGCCCGGAACGCGCGGGTTCGGAGCCGGAGCCGGTTCGTCCGGAAGCGGCCCGGCCGGCCGCTCCGGCGGCCTCGGTCGAGCCGGAGCGGATCCGATCGGCCCGGATCGAGCCTGTCCGCGCCGAGCCCGAGCCCGCACGGGCCGAGCCGGCGCCGATCGCCGCCGAACCCGAATTTCGCGTCCCGCCGGCCGCCGCCGCGCCGGCGCCCAGCGTGGTGCCGGACGAAGTGCCGCGCGAAGACATGTTCGCCAGCCCGGCGCCGCGCGCGTCCGAGCCGATCCGGATGCCGGCGCGCGCCGCCGCGGGCGGGGCGGGAATTCCCGACGCCGACGCCTGGCACGCCCTGGTCGACGCCAGCGGCCTGCGCGGCCCGGCGCGGATACTGGCCGAGCATTCGGGCTTTCTCGGTTATGCCGACGGCGTGCTGAGCCTGTCGCTGGGGCCCAACGACGACCACCTGCGCGCGCCGGTGCTGATCAAGATGGTCGCCGATGCGCTGGCCCAGCGCTTGGGCGTCGCTCCGCAGATCCGCTTCGAGACCGCTTCCGGCGGCGAATCGCTGCATGCGCGCAACCTGCGCGCGCGCGACGAGCGCCAGGCTTCGGCCGAGGACATGTTCATGAACGATCCCGACGTGCGCCGCCTGATCGACGACTACGGCGCCAAGCTGGTGCCGGACTCGATCCGCCCCTACGACGAACCCTGA